The following proteins are co-located in the Herpetosiphonaceae bacterium genome:
- a CDS encoding ATP-binding protein — MTALFGSITFDQTPVVTTTLDDLDLQAVAQHLDYARTQGRYRGEAIDPIDFLIEQRAVVEIESAVIPTVAGILFFGKQPQRHLPYATIKLARYRGQEINANEVQHIDEYSGSVRQQIDRVVTYLNDHVERGYALDGGPQRVEQPQYPPTALRELTVNAVAHRDYTIMASSIRIAMFQNRIEWASPGSLPSSVTPENILDMQFARNPLLAQLLYQSGYVEAYGQGLDTVFNILQAQNLPLPTMRESGATFVIGIEGHQPIGLDAEQLSSLTDAEYQIVAVVRARRSATTQDIIDALAARSERSVQYDLKRLVERGVLQRVGKGRATTYILPRT, encoded by the coding sequence ATGACGGCGCTGTTTGGCAGCATTACCTTCGATCAAACGCCGGTGGTGACGACGACGCTGGATGATCTTGATCTCCAGGCGGTCGCGCAGCACCTCGACTATGCCCGCACCCAGGGGCGCTACCGCGGCGAGGCGATCGATCCGATTGACTTTCTGATCGAGCAGCGTGCCGTCGTCGAGATCGAGTCGGCGGTCATCCCGACGGTCGCCGGGATTCTGTTCTTCGGCAAGCAGCCGCAGCGCCACCTGCCCTACGCCACGATCAAGCTCGCGCGCTACCGCGGCCAGGAGATCAATGCCAACGAGGTCCAGCATATCGACGAGTACAGCGGCAGCGTGCGGCAGCAGATCGATCGGGTTGTCACCTATCTGAACGACCATGTCGAGCGCGGGTATGCGCTCGACGGCGGGCCGCAGCGCGTCGAGCAGCCGCAGTATCCGCCCACCGCGCTGCGTGAGCTGACGGTGAACGCCGTCGCGCACCGTGATTACACGATCATGGCCTCGTCGATCCGCATCGCGATGTTTCAAAACCGGATCGAGTGGGCCAGCCCCGGCTCACTGCCGTCCAGCGTCACGCCGGAGAATATTCTGGACATGCAGTTCGCCCGCAACCCGCTTCTGGCCCAGCTGCTCTACCAGAGCGGCTATGTCGAAGCCTATGGACAGGGGCTCGATACCGTCTTCAATATCCTTCAGGCGCAGAACCTGCCGCTGCCGACGATGCGCGAGTCGGGCGCAACCTTTGTGATCGGCATCGAGGGCCACCAGCCGATCGGGCTGGACGCCGAGCAGCTGTCCAGCCTGACGGACGCGGAATACCAGATCGTCGCCGTGGTGCGGGCGCGCCGCTCGGCCACGACCCAGGACATCATCGACGCCCTGGCTGCGCGCAGCGAGCGCTCGGTGCAGTACGATCTCAAGCGCCTCGTCGAGCGCGGGGTGCTCCAGCGGGTCGGCAAGGGCCGCGCGACGACCTACATCCTGCCGCGGACGTAG